A single genomic interval of halophilic archaeon DL31 harbors:
- a CDS encoding phenylacetic acid degradation-related protein (KEGG: hbo:Hbor_03990 hypothetical protein~TIGRFAM: Phenylacetic acid degradation-related protein~PFAM: Thioesterase superfamily) yields MTDLPPLPEGAAEFVREAIEEEHSYLSWLGTEVGDVERGRIELSVPFDEKLTNPSSGGSTIHGGVAATLVDTAGGLALRLAAEDPLATGVATVTLNVNYLRRATGDLHATADVVRAGSTVGVSQVEVTSTVPADADEVDWGGEPGEEQLVATGQPAYRLFR; encoded by the coding sequence ATGACCGACCTGCCGCCGTTGCCCGAGGGGGCTGCCGAATTCGTGCGTGAGGCCATCGAGGAGGAACACAGCTATCTCTCGTGGCTCGGCACCGAGGTGGGCGACGTCGAGCGCGGGCGAATCGAACTCTCGGTGCCGTTCGATGAGAAGCTCACCAACCCCTCCTCGGGGGGTTCGACCATCCACGGCGGCGTCGCGGCGACGCTCGTCGACACCGCGGGCGGGCTGGCGCTCCGGCTGGCCGCCGAAGACCCGCTGGCCACCGGCGTGGCGACGGTGACGCTGAACGTGAACTATCTGCGGCGGGCGACAGGCGACCTCCACGCGACGGCCGACGTGGTGCGAGCGGGCTCGACGGTTGGCGTGAGCCAGGTGGAGGTCACCAGCACCGTTCCTGCCGACGCAGACGAGGTCGACTGGGGCGGCGAGCCTGGCGAGGAGCAACTGGTGGCGACGGGACAGCCCGCCTACCGGCTGTTCCGTTAG
- a CDS encoding isochorismatase hydrolase (PFAM: Isochorismatase-like~KEGG: hvo:HVO_1809 isochorismatase), with translation MDDPDRTAVVVVDMQNGFCHPDGSLFAPDSEAAVGPVTDLVAPAREAGARIVYTRDVHPEGQFDGNHYYDEFERWGEHVVEGTWDAELHDDLDVRESDHVVEKHTYDAFHQTELEGYLDAHGIDDLLICGTLANVCVLHTAGSAGLRDYRPVLVKDALGYIEETHKEYTIDHADWLFGEVTTLANLTFD, from the coding sequence ATGGACGACCCCGACCGCACCGCCGTCGTCGTCGTCGACATGCAGAACGGGTTCTGTCACCCGGACGGCAGCCTCTTTGCGCCCGACAGCGAGGCCGCCGTCGGTCCCGTCACCGACCTCGTCGCGCCCGCGCGCGAGGCGGGGGCCCGCATCGTCTACACCCGCGACGTCCACCCCGAAGGACAGTTCGACGGGAACCACTACTACGACGAGTTCGAGCGCTGGGGCGAGCACGTCGTCGAGGGGACGTGGGACGCCGAACTCCACGACGACCTCGACGTGCGGGAGTCAGACCACGTCGTCGAGAAACACACGTACGACGCCTTCCACCAGACCGAACTTGAGGGGTATCTCGATGCCCACGGCATCGACGACCTGCTCATCTGCGGGACGCTCGCAAACGTCTGCGTACTGCACACGGCCGGGAGCGCTGGGCTCCGAGATTACCGGCCGGTTCTCGTCAAGGACGCGTTGGGCTACATCGAAGAAACCCACAAAGAGTACACCATCGACCACGCTGACTGGCTGTTCGGCGAGGTCACGACGCTGGCGAACCTGACGTTCGACTAA